A single window of Armatimonadota bacterium DNA harbors:
- the nosZ gene encoding Sec-dependent nitrous-oxide reductase, which translates to MRRHRWLIPGILGLAVALVAAVAGRWGASAGPGQPTLQEVIRARGLTPDQVLAAVQTYVPPGKYDEYLMFSSGGQSGQVLVYGLPSMRLLRVIGVFAPEPWQGYGFSKESREILAGGEGKGESLAWGDTHHPALSETKGEYDGQYLFINDKANARIAVIDLRDFSTKQIVRNPNAYSNHGAVVSPDTDYVLEATQYAAPFPPGYRALSQEAYNQHYRGLVTFWRFDRARGRIDPARSFQIEVPPYWQDLADFGRLESDGWAFINSFNTERAIGGTLDKQPPMEIGASARDVDYLHIINYRRAAELVAQGRARTVNGIKVLSLRDAVEGGVLYFAPEPKSPHGVDVAPRGDYIVVGGKLDPNVTVYSFRKIQQAVRDRAFSGRDPYGVPILAFDRVVAAQVKVGLGPLHTQFDDRGNAYTSLFLDSAVAKWTLGEPYHRGGDAWKLVDTLPVQYNIGHLATVMGDTARPGGKYLVALNKWSVDQYRNVGPLFPQNLQLIDISGEKMRLLSNTPVGLAEPHLAQIIPLERVTSWAVYPQVGINPLTMQPDPQAVTAGKERIERRGRTVEVWMTAMRSHFTPDRIRAKKGDTVIIHITNIERAKDAIHGFAIDRHNINLSLEPGKTETVIFTADRAGVFPFYCTEFCSALHLEMAGYLEVEP; encoded by the coding sequence ATGAGACGCCATCGCTGGCTGATCCCGGGGATCCTGGGCCTGGCTGTCGCCCTGGTGGCGGCCGTCGCCGGCCGCTGGGGTGCGTCCGCGGGTCCCGGACAGCCCACCCTGCAGGAGGTGATCCGCGCCCGGGGCCTGACACCCGACCAGGTCCTGGCGGCGGTGCAGACCTATGTGCCGCCGGGCAAATATGACGAGTACCTGATGTTTTCGTCGGGCGGCCAGTCAGGCCAGGTCCTGGTGTACGGGCTGCCCTCCATGCGGTTGCTGCGGGTCATCGGCGTGTTCGCCCCGGAGCCCTGGCAGGGATACGGGTTCAGCAAGGAGAGCCGGGAGATCCTCGCCGGCGGGGAGGGAAAGGGGGAATCCCTGGCGTGGGGAGACACTCACCACCCGGCCCTCAGTGAGACCAAGGGCGAATACGACGGCCAGTACCTGTTCATCAACGACAAGGCCAACGCGCGCATCGCGGTCATCGACCTGCGGGACTTCTCCACCAAGCAGATCGTCCGCAACCCCAATGCCTACAGCAACCACGGGGCGGTGGTGAGCCCCGACACCGACTACGTGCTGGAGGCCACGCAGTACGCGGCGCCGTTCCCGCCAGGATACCGGGCGCTGTCCCAGGAGGCCTACAACCAGCACTACCGGGGTCTGGTGACCTTCTGGCGCTTTGACCGCGCCCGGGGCCGCATCGACCCCGCCCGCTCTTTCCAGATCGAGGTGCCCCCCTACTGGCAGGACCTGGCGGACTTCGGCCGCCTGGAGAGCGATGGGTGGGCATTCATCAACTCGTTCAACACCGAGCGGGCCATCGGGGGGACCCTGGACAAGCAGCCGCCCATGGAGATCGGCGCCTCGGCGCGGGACGTGGACTACCTGCACATCATCAACTACCGGCGGGCCGCCGAGCTGGTGGCCCAGGGCCGGGCCCGGACCGTGAACGGCATCAAGGTCCTGTCCTTGCGGGACGCCGTGGAGGGAGGCGTCCTGTACTTTGCGCCCGAGCCCAAGAGCCCCCACGGGGTGGACGTGGCGCCCCGGGGAGACTACATCGTGGTGGGCGGCAAGCTGGACCCCAACGTCACCGTGTACTCGTTCCGGAAGATCCAGCAGGCCGTCCGGGACCGGGCGTTCTCGGGTCGCGACCCCTACGGAGTGCCCATCCTGGCCTTCGACCGGGTGGTGGCGGCCCAGGTGAAGGTGGGCCTGGGGCCGCTGCACACCCAGTTTGACGACCGGGGCAACGCCTACACCAGCCTGTTCCTGGACAGCGCCGTGGCCAAGTGGACCCTGGGCGAGCCCTACCACCGGGGCGGGGACGCCTGGAAGCTGGTGGACACGCTGCCGGTGCAGTACAACATCGGCCACCTGGCCACGGTCATGGGGGACACGGCCAGGCCGGGCGGCAAGTACCTGGTGGCCCTCAACAAGTGGTCGGTGGACCAGTACCGCAACGTCGGGCCGCTGTTCCCCCAGAACCTGCAGCTGATCGACATCAGCGGCGAGAAGATGCGCCTGCTGAGCAACACCCCCGTCGGCCTGGCGGAACCCCACCTGGCGCAGATCATCCCGCTGGAGCGGGTCACGTCGTGGGCGGTCTACCCGCAGGTGGGCATCAACCCGCTCACCATGCAGCCCGACCCGCAGGCCGTGACCGCCGGCAAGGAACGGATCGAGCGGCGGGGGCGGACGGTGGAGGTCTGGATGACCGCCATGCGCAGCCACTTCACCCCGGACCGGATCCGGGCGAAGAAGGGCGACACGGTGATCATCCACATCACCAACATTGAGCGGGCCAAGGACGCCATCCACGGGTTTGCCATCGACCGCCACAACATCAACCTGAGCCTGGAGCCGGGCAAGACCGAGACCGTGATCTTCACGGCCGACCGGGCCGGCGTCTTCCCGTTCTACTGCACCGAGTTCTGCTCGGCGCTGCACCTGGAGATGGCCGGCTACCTGGAGGTCGAGCCCTGA
- a CDS encoding ABC transporter permease, whose amino-acid sequence MRAVGVLMRWDARAVVRDRWFASVAVAFGALAAAAALMALAGVGIQGVSSFDRAAATLISLAMLFVPLLGLTVGCGWIPGLRESGALEMVLSQPVGRGDVFAGAYLGVAWGLVAATLVGFGGAGVILALRAGPGGVGAYLWLVGLSALLALTTLSVGFALSARAPTRSRALGQSLVAWLALVILSDLGVLTTVVILRLPPAVVFALAAANPVSAFRIAAIVAVTGSADLTGPLGQYAAGEVGTAGVVVLLVAVLAAWAIGGYAVGRRRFGGMVEP is encoded by the coding sequence GTGAGGGCGGTCGGAGTCCTGATGCGGTGGGACGCCCGCGCGGTGGTGCGGGACCGCTGGTTCGCCTCGGTGGCGGTCGCTTTCGGAGCCCTGGCCGCGGCGGCGGCTCTGATGGCCCTGGCCGGGGTCGGCATCCAGGGCGTGTCGTCGTTTGACCGGGCGGCGGCGACGCTGATCTCCCTGGCGATGCTGTTCGTGCCCCTGCTGGGGCTGACAGTGGGATGCGGGTGGATCCCCGGACTGCGGGAGAGCGGTGCCCTGGAGATGGTGCTCAGCCAGCCCGTCGGGCGCGGCGATGTGTTCGCCGGCGCGTACCTGGGTGTGGCGTGGGGTCTGGTCGCCGCCACGCTGGTGGGGTTCGGAGGCGCGGGCGTGATCCTGGCGCTGCGGGCCGGACCCGGGGGCGTCGGAGCGTACCTGTGGCTGGTGGGGCTCTCGGCCTTGCTGGCCCTGACCACCCTGTCGGTCGGCTTTGCGCTGTCGGCGCGCGCGCCCACCCGCAGCCGGGCCCTGGGCCAGTCGCTGGTGGCGTGGCTGGCGCTGGTGATCCTCAGCGACCTGGGGGTGCTGACCACGGTGGTGATCCTGCGGCTGCCCCCCGCGGTCGTGTTCGCGCTGGCCGCCGCCAACCCGGTCAGCGCCTTCCGGATCGCGGCCATCGTGGCGGTGACCGGATCCGCCGACCTGACCGGCCCTCTTGGCCAGTATGCCGCGGGGGAGGTGGGCACGGCGGGAGTGGTGGTGCTCCTCGTGGCCGTTCTGGCCGCGTGGGCCATCGGGGGCTACGCGGTGGGGCGACGGCGTTTTGGGGGAATGGTGGAACCGTGA
- a CDS encoding FixH family protein — translation MTARALVAACLLLAAGCASGTSLRAYGEGWSATLSWTPRRPVALQPVVLRLRLTGPADAPLEVLELQAEAGMPEMDHGVEAVEFRRMAPGVYEARHVFSMDGRWVIRIRGKAGRPDASFVVHVGR, via the coding sequence GTGACCGCCCGGGCGCTGGTGGCCGCGTGTCTCCTGCTCGCCGCGGGCTGCGCCTCCGGGACGTCCCTGCGGGCGTACGGCGAGGGATGGTCCGCCACGCTCTCCTGGACGCCGCGCCGCCCGGTGGCCCTCCAGCCCGTGGTCCTGCGCCTGCGCCTCACCGGTCCGGCCGACGCTCCCCTGGAAGTGCTCGAGCTGCAGGCGGAGGCGGGGATGCCGGAGATGGATCACGGCGTCGAGGCGGTGGAGTTCCGGCGCATGGCGCCGGGCGTCTACGAGGCCCGCCATGTCTTTTCCATGGACGGGCGGTGGGTGATCCGGATCAGAGGAAAAGCGGGCAGGCCGGACGCCTCTTTTGTGGTCCACGTCGGCCGGTAG
- a CDS encoding ABC transporter ATP-binding protein, with protein sequence MIEVCDLRVRFGPREVLRGVDLVVPAGQRVAVVGPNGAGKTTLLRALLGLVPAEGTARIGGRDVRSDGPAARALVGYVPQIPAFPATLTIAEVVQMCAELRGVDVDPRAVLETADLAAHASRPVRALSGGMVRRLALACSRIADPPVWLLDEPAAHLDRDGEARLHGWLDEAARRGATVLVATHHLDGLDARVDRVVALEGGRVAADLTVDELARLRWVEVVLPAPVPAVGSEVVVLADTGGQVRLRVRETDLPRVMAAVDGRPFRLRSPGLRELLVEARR encoded by the coding sequence GTGATCGAGGTCTGCGACCTGCGTGTGAGGTTCGGCCCCCGGGAGGTCCTGCGGGGCGTGGATCTGGTGGTGCCCGCTGGACAGCGGGTGGCCGTCGTGGGGCCCAACGGCGCGGGCAAGACCACACTGCTGCGCGCCCTGCTGGGCCTGGTGCCGGCAGAGGGAACGGCCCGGATCGGCGGGCGGGACGTCCGGTCCGACGGTCCTGCGGCGCGGGCTCTGGTCGGCTACGTCCCTCAAATTCCCGCTTTTCCGGCGACGCTGACTATCGCCGAGGTCGTCCAGATGTGCGCGGAGCTGCGCGGGGTCGACGTCGATCCCCGCGCGGTGCTGGAGACGGCGGATCTGGCCGCCCACGCCTCGCGGCCCGTGCGGGCCCTGTCGGGCGGCATGGTCCGCCGGCTGGCTCTGGCCTGCAGCCGCATCGCCGACCCGCCGGTATGGCTGCTGGACGAGCCGGCGGCCCATCTGGACCGCGACGGGGAGGCGCGGCTGCACGGGTGGCTGGACGAGGCCGCCCGACGGGGCGCGACCGTGCTGGTGGCGACCCACCACCTGGATGGCCTGGACGCCCGCGTGGACCGGGTGGTGGCCCTGGAGGGCGGCCGTGTCGCGGCCGACCTGACCGTCGACGAGCTCGCCCGCCTGCGGTGGGTGGAAGTGGTGCTGCCCGCCCCGGTTCCGGCGGTGGGGTCGGAGGTTGTCGTCCTGGCGGACACCGGGGGGCAGGTGCGGCTACGGGTCCGCGAAACCGATCTCCCCCGGGTGATGGCGGCGGTGGACGGCAGGCCGTTCCGCCTGCGCTCCCCCGGCCTGCGGGAGCTGCTGGTGGAGGCGCGCCGGTGA
- a CDS encoding cytochrome C oxidase subunit II, whose protein sequence is MAVAPERVYWHERVSRLERIWVALAVVMVVVFFSAMMLVWHAVGRQNTEGRAFRVTPAAYRAQVEAFARQYQVGEEAGRPVVEPPPGSDVYMYATRFAFYPILRLRAGERYTLHIASLDYLHGFSIAHPHQWNLQLYPGYEWVLPFTPTTPGVYNLACNEFCGLGHEFMLGKIVVVER, encoded by the coding sequence ATGGCGGTGGCACCGGAGCGGGTGTACTGGCACGAGCGGGTCAGCCGCCTGGAGCGGATCTGGGTGGCGCTGGCTGTGGTCATGGTGGTGGTGTTCTTCTCGGCCATGATGCTGGTCTGGCACGCGGTGGGCCGGCAGAACACCGAGGGGCGGGCGTTCCGGGTGACCCCTGCGGCCTACAGAGCCCAGGTCGAGGCCTTCGCCCGCCAGTACCAGGTGGGCGAGGAGGCCGGGCGGCCGGTGGTGGAGCCGCCGCCGGGAAGCGACGTGTACATGTACGCCACCCGCTTCGCCTTCTACCCCATCCTGCGGCTGCGGGCGGGCGAGCGCTACACCCTGCACATCGCGTCGCTGGACTACCTCCACGGCTTCTCCATCGCCCATCCCCACCAGTGGAACCTGCAGCTGTACCCCGGGTATGAGTGGGTGCTGCCGTTCACGCCCACCACGCCCGGTGTGTACAACCTGGCGTGCAACGAGTTCTGCGGCCTCGGGCACGAGTTCATGCTGGGCAAGATCGTCGTGGTGGAGAGGTGA
- a CDS encoding cbb3-type cytochrome c oxidase subunit I, which produces MASEARTCAVTGFRVYRQTENLIKANAVAAVVFLLIGGIAAVVVLLTRWLGLFAPRTFYQFIALHGWSMLIFWIIFFEVAILYFAGSVMLNARLAGTRLAWGAFGLMAIGAAMVEAAILRSPLNHLSFQPYPPLRGTWDFYLGTDLFAVGALLAVAIFFATVYRARKEKASQGPLPLVVYGAFVTAVLAVATLLVGAMVFVPAFLWAVGLVPSLNPFVWKLVYWGYGHPSQQINLGATISVWYLLAFLTVGGTTPSEKISRFAFVLYLVAINLGSAHHLQTEPSGALSVGWKWINTGYLMHLAVLGSMIHAFAVPGSVEIGQRARGYDRGLFQWLARGPWRNPAFSSLVLSVALFGFLGGTTGVIAGTEQLNLKWHNTTAIMGHFHGVVVAGTTLAFMGLTYYVLPLIFRRRVVAPRLAAVQPWLFGIGVGLMVLAFLQLGVRFGLPRKQPDVFAFGRSPLAFRYPPEVFALLTVAGVGGLLALAGGALFVALVVGTVLGGRRLTDEELRREYAIPQPASNPGHARDVGVRGTFILCLIFAAFFLAMYVANYLNLARAWPIGH; this is translated from the coding sequence ATGGCCAGCGAGGCGCGTACCTGCGCGGTCACCGGCTTCCGGGTCTACCGGCAGACGGAGAATCTGATCAAGGCCAACGCCGTGGCCGCGGTGGTCTTCCTGCTCATCGGCGGGATCGCCGCCGTTGTGGTCCTGCTGACCCGATGGCTGGGCCTGTTTGCCCCCCGCACCTTCTATCAGTTCATCGCCCTGCACGGCTGGAGCATGCTCATCTTCTGGATCATCTTCTTCGAGGTGGCCATCCTGTACTTCGCCGGCTCGGTGATGCTGAACGCACGCCTGGCCGGGACACGGCTCGCCTGGGGGGCGTTCGGCCTGATGGCGATCGGGGCCGCGATGGTGGAGGCGGCCATCCTGCGCTCGCCTCTGAATCACCTGTCCTTCCAGCCCTATCCGCCCCTGCGGGGGACGTGGGACTTCTACCTGGGCACCGACCTGTTCGCGGTGGGAGCCCTGCTGGCCGTGGCCATCTTCTTTGCCACGGTCTACCGGGCCCGCAAGGAGAAGGCCTCCCAGGGGCCGCTGCCCCTGGTGGTCTACGGGGCGTTTGTCACGGCGGTCCTGGCGGTGGCCACCCTGCTGGTGGGGGCGATGGTCTTCGTCCCCGCCTTCCTGTGGGCGGTGGGCCTGGTCCCGTCCCTGAACCCGTTCGTGTGGAAGCTGGTGTACTGGGGGTACGGCCACCCCTCCCAGCAGATCAACCTGGGCGCCACCATCTCGGTGTGGTACCTGCTGGCGTTCCTCACGGTGGGGGGGACGACGCCCAGCGAGAAGATCTCGCGGTTCGCCTTCGTCCTGTACCTGGTGGCGATCAACCTCGGCTCCGCCCACCACCTGCAGACCGAACCCAGCGGCGCCCTGTCGGTGGGCTGGAAGTGGATCAACACCGGCTACCTGATGCACCTGGCCGTCCTGGGCAGCATGATCCACGCCTTCGCCGTCCCCGGCAGCGTGGAGATCGGCCAGCGGGCGCGGGGCTACGACCGGGGGCTGTTCCAGTGGCTGGCCCGGGGGCCCTGGCGCAACCCGGCCTTCAGCAGCCTGGTCCTGTCGGTGGCGTTGTTCGGCTTTCTGGGCGGGACCACCGGGGTCATCGCCGGCACCGAGCAGCTGAACCTCAAGTGGCACAACACCACCGCCATCATGGGCCACTTCCACGGCGTCGTGGTGGCGGGGACCACGCTGGCGTTCATGGGCCTGACCTACTACGTGCTGCCCCTGATCTTCCGCCGGCGGGTGGTCGCCCCCCGCCTGGCGGCAGTCCAGCCCTGGCTGTTCGGGATCGGGGTGGGCCTGATGGTCCTGGCGTTCCTGCAGCTGGGCGTACGCTTTGGCCTGCCCCGCAAGCAGCCGGACGTGTTCGCCTTCGGTCGGTCGCCGCTGGCCTTCCGGTACCCGCCGGAGGTGTTCGCCCTGCTGACGGTGGCGGGCGTCGGCGGCCTGCTGGCGCTGGCCGGCGGGGCGCTGTTCGTGGCCCTGGTGGTCGGGACGGTCCTGGGAGGGCGCCGGCTCACCGACGAGGAGCTGCGGCGCGAGTACGCC
- the nosD gene encoding nitrous oxide reductase family maturation protein NosD, which translates to MTGPLLAAFVAAILAAAGMAPPTAGMPPGDALQTLIDRAPAGAEVLVRGVQSGGVVIRKPLRLVGAPGAAIDAGGRGTVVRVESPGVVVRGLILRGSGSDLNTEDAGVFVGAAGVLIEDVTLEDVLFGLNLKQAHGAVVRRVRMRGKALPLSRRGDAVRLWYSDRVVLTGLEVEALRDVLVWFSRGSVLHGARVRGSRYGVHLMYADEMRVLDSVFEDNAVGAYVMYSTGVRLEGNRFLRHRGPTGVGVALKESDDVVVEGNLLADNHVGLYVDGTPRRDDGIAMVAGNVIAGNRTGIVLLSNASGIAFTGNTIAGNTEQVRVDGGRSPARWAWEGRGNYWSDYAGWDLSKDGVGDVPHAVRRWFEGLADRAPDTRILWGSVAVDALDTAARLLPLFAPEVLVEDPFPLVRPAVPDAFREAQGSVLFAAVAAALTAAGVVMAAGALRPARREIP; encoded by the coding sequence GTGACAGGTCCCCTGCTCGCCGCCTTCGTCGCGGCGATCCTGGCGGCCGCCGGGATGGCACCGCCCACCGCGGGGATGCCTCCGGGCGATGCCCTGCAGACCCTGATCGACCGGGCGCCGGCGGGGGCCGAGGTTCTGGTGCGGGGCGTGCAGTCCGGGGGCGTGGTGATCCGCAAGCCTCTGCGCCTGGTGGGAGCACCCGGCGCCGCCATCGACGCCGGGGGACGGGGCACCGTGGTGCGGGTGGAGTCCCCGGGCGTTGTGGTGCGGGGGCTGATCCTGCGGGGAAGCGGCAGCGACCTCAACACCGAGGACGCGGGGGTCTTCGTGGGCGCGGCCGGGGTGCTGATCGAGGACGTGACCCTGGAGGACGTGCTCTTCGGCCTCAACCTCAAGCAGGCCCATGGCGCGGTGGTCCGGCGGGTGCGCATGCGGGGGAAGGCGCTGCCCCTCAGCCGGCGGGGAGACGCCGTCCGCCTGTGGTACAGTGACCGGGTGGTCCTCACCGGCCTGGAGGTGGAGGCGCTGCGGGACGTGCTGGTCTGGTTCTCCCGCGGCTCGGTCCTGCACGGGGCGCGGGTACGGGGCTCCCGGTACGGCGTGCACCTGATGTACGCGGATGAGATGCGGGTGCTGGACAGCGTCTTCGAGGACAATGCGGTGGGCGCCTACGTGATGTACAGCACCGGGGTGCGGCTGGAGGGCAACCGGTTTCTCCGCCACCGGGGACCCACCGGGGTGGGGGTCGCCCTCAAGGAGTCCGACGACGTGGTGGTGGAGGGGAACCTGCTGGCGGACAACCACGTGGGGCTGTATGTGGACGGGACGCCGCGGCGGGATGATGGCATTGCCATGGTGGCCGGCAACGTCATCGCCGGCAACCGGACCGGGATCGTCCTGCTCAGCAACGCCTCGGGCATCGCGTTCACCGGCAATACCATCGCCGGCAACACCGAGCAGGTGCGGGTGGATGGAGGGCGCAGCCCTGCCCGCTGGGCGTGGGAGGGGCGGGGCAACTACTGGAGCGACTACGCGGGGTGGGACCTGTCCAAAGACGGGGTCGGCGACGTACCTCACGCGGTCCGCCGGTGGTTTGAAGGGCTGGCCGACCGCGCCCCCGACACCCGGATCCTCTGGGGATCGGTGGCGGTGGACGCCCTGGATACCGCCGCCCGGCTGTTGCCCCTGTTTGCCCCGGAGGTCCTTGTGGAAGATCCCTTCCCCCTGGTGCGCCCGGCGGTCCCGGACGCGTTCCGGGAGGCGCAAGGATCCGTGCTGTTCGCGGCCGTCGCCGCCGCGCTGACGGCCGCCGGCGTGGTCATGGCCGCCGGGGCGCTGCGTCCCGCGCGGAGGGAGATCCCGTGA
- a CDS encoding cytochrome C, whose protein sequence is MALAAMRESLARARARSDGRWVRSLAAAALLGLSLLMPYWRVTLYAPQYPGGLRADIYLTRVGGDAREIDILNHYIGMKSLSLAAPLERRLAVPLVLGGVLAVGSAPLFGRLGLLLQAPAVVFPVGVVADLAYWLWRFGHSLDPSAPIRVEPFMPPVIGRGTVMQFTTVAAPRWGFLLAVATAALALYNVVTGWRR, encoded by the coding sequence ATGGCCCTGGCGGCGATGCGGGAGTCCCTGGCGCGGGCCCGGGCGCGCTCCGACGGGCGGTGGGTGCGCTCCCTGGCGGCGGCGGCGCTGCTGGGCCTGTCGCTGCTGATGCCCTACTGGCGCGTCACATTGTACGCCCCCCAGTATCCCGGCGGCCTGCGGGCCGACATCTACCTCACCCGGGTGGGAGGCGACGCCCGGGAGATTGACATCCTCAACCACTACATCGGCATGAAGAGCCTGAGCCTGGCGGCGCCGCTGGAGCGGCGCCTGGCGGTGCCGCTGGTCCTCGGTGGTGTGCTGGCCGTGGGCTCCGCGCCGCTGTTCGGCCGCCTGGGGCTGCTCCTGCAGGCGCCGGCCGTCGTCTTTCCCGTCGGGGTGGTGGCGGACCTCGCGTACTGGCTGTGGCGGTTCGGCCACTCGCTGGATCCTTCCGCCCCCATCCGGGTGGAGCCCTTCATGCCGCCGGTGATCGGCCGGGGCACCGTCATGCAGTTCACCACGGTGGCCGCGCCCCGCTGGGGGTTCCTGCTGGCGGTGGCCACGGCGGCGCTGGCCCTGTACAACGTCGTGACGGGGTGGCGCCGGTGA
- a CDS encoding cupredoxin domain-containing protein produces MALVVLAAVGAAACGGRQAAPPEQPQAQPAAPEEGTVMVTTREFGFTLSATEVPAGRVKFVVRNEGTVEHDFVIVELDKRTSQIRPGQTEELVVDLRPGTYTLVCEVPGHKEAGMTAKLVVR; encoded by the coding sequence ATGGCACTCGTGGTTCTGGCCGCGGTGGGCGCGGCGGCCTGCGGAGGCCGGCAGGCGGCTCCCCCGGAGCAGCCCCAGGCGCAGCCCGCGGCCCCCGAGGAGGGCACGGTGATGGTGACCACGCGGGAGTTCGGCTTCACCCTGTCGGCCACCGAGGTCCCTGCCGGCCGGGTGAAGTTCGTGGTCCGCAACGAGGGCACGGTGGAGCACGACTTCGTGATCGTGGAGCTCGACAAGCGCACGTCCCAGATCCGCCCCGGCCAGACCGAGGAACTGGTGGTGGACCTGCGGCCGGGAACCTACACCCTGGTGTGCGAGGTGCCGGGCCACAAGGAGGCCGGCATGACAGCCAAACTGGTGGTCCGCTGA